A segment of the Gossypium hirsutum isolate 1008001.06 chromosome D10, Gossypium_hirsutum_v2.1, whole genome shotgun sequence genome:
atgatattaacataataagtaaataaatgaacaaatgagtaaatcaataaaataaaataaaaaataaaaatactatgcAAGTGCGTAATAATAATACAACTATGATGATAATGAAAAAATGACAATAATAGCGATAAGTGTGTTATGCTTACTatcataacataaataataaaataataataagggtaatgagggtaaaaaaggaaaaaattaaattcacaataaaaaggaaatataaaCAACACcaactttaaatataaaaaaggaataataaataaataaatgaatagataataatgaaatattaataataataaaggcaaaaaataagaacaaagaaaaaaaactgCATGATAAaaaggaaatataaaaaaaaccctaattaaaaaaagtaaaggaataataaataagtaaataaataaataaaaagaacaattCATAAAaggctaaattaaaataaatgaaggaCTTAATCGTAactcaaatgaaattaaaaggataaactgggataaaataaataataaaggactaaaatgtgatgCGTGAAAAGGAGCAGGGTTCAAATGGGTAATTATTCCAAGCCCTGGGACACATGTCATCCCCTAAATGGGTCCACAGTGGtcgagggactaaattgcacaaaaaacaaaataaaagggcgaaaataataataataataaatagtaggACGAAATTGAAAAGTAgcaaaaaagcggaagggccaaAACAACAATTAGACCCCCTTTTAGAAAACACGTAGATCCTAAGGAGGGTTGGGTCGGGTTGACAGGTCggccccaaaacggcgtcgttctgaGGCATTTGGGACCACGACAAAACGACGTTGTTTAGGTgccttatttaagtaaaaaaaaattaaatcgtttcTATACTCCTTAGAAAAAAAAGGCtttccctctttcttttttctctgaAATCATCCCTTCTCCGACCATGAGTGCCGTCGCACGTCTGCCTCGGTCACTATCATCAGCAACGGCGGCCGCTGCCTCCGGTGGCCGAAAAAATCCAAAACTCCACCTTTAACTCCCCTTTTCGCGTAGAACTCTGATTCGGAGTCGAAACTGCCaaaactccaaaaaaaaaaagagagaaaacctTTCAGTTTTCTTCTCTTTGATGAAGCCTTCCTCACCCACCCACGACGGCGGAAGGCGAAGAATTAGGTAAAAAAAactcaactttttattttattatatatatatattttaaaaaagcaaaataaatgactacctttttttttttaagaaacacTGTAACTTTCACTATTTTTGTATTCAAGTTTTTGAATCTATTCGATTGTCtctctataaaaaaattacattgtggtaatggcttttatagccgaatgtcCTACATTACACTgttgttttttattgtttttttactgTTCTTTgcgtgggctagggttttttagtTTTTTCTGAAAATAGTTTAGGTTACGGGCTTAGGGTTAGTAGTTTGGGCTTGGGTTATTGGGTTTTGGGTTAGGTTATATATTTTGGGCCATTATTTTGAGCttgtaatttactttttatttgtttgtaatttgggcccgggcaaaattaggctattacatatattatttaattcgattaattatCTGATTTTGAACTGAATTAACTAATAACCGAAATTTTAAAAAAGCATTAACCGACCTCCAACCGAACTAAATTCAACTACCAATCGATTAATTGAATTAGATCGATTCGGTCGGTTAATTCAGTTTTAACATTCAGTTTTGACTGAATTAACACCCCTAGATGCACGTTTGTTTTAACAAGAAATTTTCGGATAACCAAGCTCGCGGTGTAAtgaattaaaaattgaattagatttcTTTAGAGTAATAAAACTCTTCAAATTACAATGCTCGTAAATAGAATCTTAATAGATGTAAAGAAGAAGTATCTTTTAGTCAATAACGAAGAGCTTGAGCTAAGATTTCTAGACGAATGGGATGATGTATTAGTTCCTCTAGCACATAATTTAAATGTGAGAATTTGTCCTATAAAAAAGGATATATTGAATGATTTGGTTGTAAATTACGAGATTCTGTGTCTGCTCCTTGTGAGTAAGATATTAATCGTAAGGAAAAATAGAATTTTCACAATGATTGCAAATTCTACCGATATCATTTAAGAATACAAATTATTGTTATGCCAAGAAATCGGACTTTGGTTGAAGTCATTAGCAGAACTAATCAAATGATTCTATTGACCCATTCAAAGAAttaacaccatgtttggttgggtgtattggctataATCGGTGGCCCCACCTAATCCCCCCTCATTACTATGTTTGGTTCATAGTATTGCTAATACCATTGTAATACATTACTGATCTAATCGGTGAAATTCACCGATTTGTAAttcctccctgttttaccctcccatcGGCTTACCAtttgtttctcttctgttccttctaGCCTCTGCCGATTTGTTCCctctgtttattttcttttcttttctgccgatttgctccctctgtttcttttcttgatATTGTTCTTCAAAATCAGATGGTAAGTGTGGACGTGCTCTTTGCTTTGTCCCTATTGGGACTCTCCTTTCTTAGTTGCACTAATGAAGAAAGTTAGAAGAGTTTTGTGCCAAAAAGTTGCCAagttattaaaatttcaattctgTAATTCTCAGAAAATACAGATCTTTGTTTCTTTACTTCTCTGTTGCCAAATTACATACAGAAAAATGTTCTGACTCTGGAAGGAAAATTAAAAGGCAAACAGATATTCGAATTTCACTTTTCATGATAGATGGAAATCTTCAGTTCTAGCAGAACCACAATAAAAATTCATAGAAGTGGTTTGTTACTTGACTTGTATCTTATGTTCTAGCTCAGAGTGCTTCTTTCCCTGTTTTGAGTAGTTTCATTTTTGGTATTCATTTGCTGTAATAGATCCAATCCTCCGAATCCATTGGTTATGCAGGATGGCCATCTAAAGACTATTCTGGAAGGGATCTCAAAGTTGGCATCTGATAAAGTGTTAGCTGAAGATGAACTAGCAAGTTTGCAATCCATCTTGGTGAAGCTTCTTTCTCATTTTAAGGACTTGGAACATGTGTTTTCtttggtaattttctaaactATTTTCTAGATTGAATATTCTTCAATCTTGGTTAGTCCCTCTCTCTCTTCCTTCTTCAGCTTTTCGTTACCAGTTGACATGGAAATTGCCCTACAGATGTGCTGAGAATACCTAGTAACACTTTAGTCGTTTCATGTTTTCGTGTACTAGCGTAGCTTGGTGTAATTACAGAACTAAGTTATCACATCACTAATGAGTGGGTGGCTGCAATTTGTTTTTTTGTAGAATCATTTTCTTTAGATCTTAGATATGATGCATGGGAACTCTCGGGGCATTGTCAATATGCATATACTTGATATGGCTACAAGGTAATTTTTGTTTGTCTTATGGTCCTAGTTCATGCAGCCAAGGCCTTgcccttttgtttttatttttttttggttctgTTTATTGTTGCCATGGCTACTTTGCTTGCCTTGATGCTGTCATAATCTCTGCCCAGCCACTGCTGCATGAGGCACTTGGACTTGTTTTCATCTACTATTTACTCGTAACATAATATCTCAGTGAAAACCAAAGATTCACCTCAAGATTCTTATGACAATATCTCTATTATGTGTTAAAGATAGCATCAGGTATAGGTTATGCatcctttataattttttttcatatgtaCATGGAGCAGGTTGAGGTTTCTATACTGTCGGAATGCATGCCAAATATTTTGTAGgtattaacacaattatttctGTGATGTGACATTCAAAGCAGTGCAGTGGCAGAAAATTCTATAAACCTAGTCACTGAGGCTGGCATTCATATGCTTTATAAACAATTGGGGATATCTGTTAAGTTTCTTGTAGGTTATGCTGCATTCTTTTCCTTTGGTTTGTTGTTGAAGGGTAtttgtattttgtgtttttgaaGCACATCCAGCTAGAGTTTTATCTCATGCTTGTGTTATTGAGCAGGAATGGTTATGTACATGATCCAACAACCATACAGTTACTCTTTGAAATATCACAGGCTTTACATAGTGATACTGATCTTGTAAACATGAAAAATGATGCTAACCAACAGCAAGCACGGTTTATTTCTCGTTTTGTCCGAATGGTATTTTTTCTCTGTTATGTTCCTCTAGGTTGTGATTACTTTTGACTATCAATGCGACTTGTTGACAGCTATTGCTCTATGTTTAGGTAGACCATGGAGTAGAGTATGAACGACATTTAGCATTTCTTATGGAATGTCGTGGGGCCCTTAGTAACATTATTGAACTCAAGGTATACATTTATCTTTCTGTTTCtctttgatttaattttgttagCCATTTGAGCAATAGAGATAATGTGGTGGAAGGATTCATAAATCTGTTTGGTTCAATCAAACTTATCAGGAGAATATGGCTCATTATTAGGAAATAGCTGATAAATGCAACCATCTGCTGCTTTTAAACTCAGTCCACAACTTAATTGGAGAATATTAAAGAACGATAACAGTTGCAATGGTTTTTCTCTGTGGGGGCCAGAATGTAGTCGTAGCATTGGGTATGATCATGCCTTCAATGTGTCTTTCACGTGTTCATGCAGATAAACGAACATGTATTATCTGTCTGCTCGAAACTGATTGAAACTGCCAAATTGTGTTTGAATGCGAAGGACAAGTATCTCACTTCCACCATTAGTTTTCTGGACAAGAACTTGCCTGCTGCAGCTGTCTCATCGTCTATTGCTATCTGATACACATGAAAATGGTTCTCAATAACAATGTTGATCGGATCGGGCCCTTCGTTTTCTATGAATTATTCATGTGGGACACATGAATTGACATGATGGTATGATAAGTTCGTAGAAAggcatagaaaaaaaattaattatacttGTATTGGATGTTCATCATGGAGTCCATGTAACATAATTGAAAACCGGTAAATAGGCCAGGAAATATTCTTTGCATTCCTTGATTGTTAGACTTGGAACAGTTCTTGAAAAGAAAAGCCTTTTGTCTTTTTTATAGATCATTCATTTATCTTGATGTAAGTTGTATGCCATTATTACAACTAGATTTCAACAAATGATTATGGGTGAAGTGGGGGTAAgagattttcattttcatttgttaCTCGTGTGTGcgatttttatttgaaattttatataaaagtatgaaataacaaaatattcttaaaataatattaattatcctttaaagtaaacgcattttaataattttccaactGAGTTGGTATAGAGTTAGTTTGTGATATCAATTCAATTAGTCATTTTATAAATAGTATAGATTAAGGTAGAGGATACAAATATGTAGACTTGTAAATGTGATGGCTTGTGAtcaattttcttttatagtatcatatattatgatttgagtaaattcatataagaatattaattattaagaattttattaaattatatattttaattataatatatttaataataattatgttaaattatattttatagtatcatatattatgatttgagtaaattcatataagaatattgattattaataattttattaaattatatattttaattataatatatttaataataattatgtttaaatatgattaaattatttattattgatattaataatcttattaaaatttaaataacaataacaataatcatttacccaaacaaatttatgctaagggtattctagtcattttagtttttttcattatgctattacacctctattccattcaaccaaacacaagaatactattacgcctctatttcattacattcaaccaaacaattgatttgctattacacatctattccattacatctctattccattacgcctctattccaatacagtgaaccaaacgtgcTCTAAATGTTTCACAATTAGTGAATTGAATTTATTATCATGATTCTGATTTTCAAAAACTAAGTTCTATCATAATGAAATTTTGGTTGATAACAAGTAAAAGGTTGGAACCTTGACATTCCCTTTCCCACATCTTtaattaaaaaagagaaaaaaaaataattttgacccTTCATACACTACTGGCCAATTTAGCATTATTGTTTGCGTTGAAATGTACTTTAAAAAAGTTAAGTTTTGAAAAAGTGTTGTAGAAAAGAATTATGAAAAAGTGTAGTCAGCCAATTTGGCATTATTGCTACGATTGTGAAATGCTTTTTAAAAGTAcagtttacaaaaaaaaatgttctgGGAAAGAGTTATGAAAAAAATGTAGTTTGTTAATTTAAGGTATTTAACATTAGTGTCAAAAATTAAGGTGGGaagttaaaatgtttattttaaatatgatattagaaattaaaaataaatcaatttagataatatttaaataatttaatataattatactttttaaatatttttttactaattaataaattatttgtaaatttaattatacattaaatattttataattttaaatataaataataaaaaatatttaaatgatttaatataatgatgcatcaaaatatttagataatttaatataatgacatataaactataaattaatccaaaattttaaatactaatacaaataaaaatatttttgataatttgcAATTCAAAAGGCAAAAAATCAAAAGCATCTAaacttcaatttttatatttaggtAAAAAAGAACATTTTTTTTACTGCACTCTCAACCTTATCAGCCAATGTTTGACACTATTTTTGGGTGAAAAAATGTTTTTCCAACCTCAAAAGCATTCCCGAACGGGCCTAATAGACATCGATGTGATTTATCAACTTCAATTAAATTATACAATAGAAAAGGAAATTATTTCGCTCACAAGAAATCAGAAATTAATCTATCCCATACGAGTCAACTAGTTCACGATTCGGGTTAAgccttattaaaattttaagtcaactTGAGCTAAAAAATAGCCTAAGTTTTTGTCCAGACCTGTCCcggttaaattaattttttatattatttttatataatacataaaaaatattaaaaacattaatataagtatttcccaataaattgaaaataaattaaaaaatatttatacttaaataacactaacatgagtgtaacttaataagcaaatgcctctaaaatagtaacaaaattaataataaaacaagaattatacaatatccaagcaataacaacaaaataatagtaacataatagtaaaataatagcaaaacaataagaaaatagtaGCAAAACAACCAGAAAACAaaacaggttttttttttttatctttttgctAATttggctcgggccaaaaaagccTTACTCGAGGCCTAGCCCATTTTTTAAATGGATCTTATTTTtttcccaagcccatttttcgagtttatatttttgctcaaaccctcTCACCTTTCAACCGTACAGCCTGGCCCATAGACAAGTCTAGAGTCAACCCACCCACCacttaataaaaatgtaattactAGAGTAGTAATTATACCAATTTGTAATTACAAAGATTTGTACTTCCATAGGTATGTTTGGTTGACGGAGTGTAATTACATAATAATTCCCTATATCGTGTTTGATAATACAAATTGTAATTATATGGTTacatcatttatattttttaaaaatatatgaattactataaaaatattattaatatgataaaaataatttctaaacaagtaacaaaaatgaaaatcaaatcatcatatgtattatgttagtctaaaaaggtagttgataa
Coding sequences within it:
- the LOC121203434 gene encoding uncharacterized protein isoform X1, translated to MMHGNSRGIVNMHILDMATRNGYVHDPTTIQLLFEISQALHSDTDLVNMKNDANQQQARFISRFVRMVDHGVEYERHLAFLMECRGALSNIIELKINEHVLSVCSKLIETAKLCLNAKDKYLTSTISFLDKNLPAAAVSSSIAI
- the LOC121203434 gene encoding uncharacterized protein isoform X4, whose protein sequence is MMHGNSRGIVNMHILDMATRNGYVHDPTTIQLLFEISQALHSDTDLVNMKNDANQQQARFISRFVRMVDHGVEYERHLAFLMECRGALSNIIELKENMAHY
- the LOC121203434 gene encoding uncharacterized protein isoform X2, producing MCFLWNGYVHDPTTIQLLFEISQALHSDTDLVNMKNDANQQQARFISRFVRMVDHGVEYERHLAFLMECRGALSNIIELKINEHVLSVCSKLIETAKLCLNAKDKYLTSTISFLDKNLPAAAVSSSIAI
- the LOC121203434 gene encoding uncharacterized protein isoform X3 — translated: MMHGNSRGIVNMHILDMATRNGYVHDPTTIQLLFEISQALHSDTDLVNMKNDANQQQARFISRFVRMVDHGVEYERHLAFLMECRGALSNIIELKEIADKCNHLLLLNSVHNLIGEY